The Streptomyces sp. NBC_00510 genomic interval CTGCCGGTCGTGCTGGACGTGCTGGGCGCGCCTCGCACGGTGGGGGAGTGGCAGGAGCGGTTCGAGCGGGGGCGGTTTACCGAGGACGAGGCCGAGCAACTGGTCCGCTATCTCGGTCCGTCCGGCTATGGCGGCCGGTTCCGGCTTTTCGATCCGGTGCGGCCTTTCGCGCAGGCCGGCGGGCTGACCGCGCTGACCGGGGAGACGAAGCCGTCCACGCTGCTGGTCCCCTCGATCGCGACGGGCAATAACGTGCCGCTGTTCAGCGCGGTTACCGAGGCCGACGACTTGGACCTGACGCCTGCTCAGGCAGCGTTGTGGCTCCTGCATGCGCAGTGCTGGGACACCGCCGCGATCAAGACCGGCGCGGTCGGTGACCCGCAGGCGGCGAAGGGCAACAAGACCACGGGTAATCCGACCGGCCCGCTCGGTCAGCTCGGTGTCATCGTGCCGACCGGGCGGACGCTGTACGAGACGCTGCTGCTGAACACCCCGGTCCTGGCCGACGGTCTCGACCCGGCCGACCGTCCCCAGTGGGCGTGGCCGGAGCGCCCGCACACCGCGGGGGAGAAGGACCCGGCCGGCCCTGAGTGGTCCGCGCGTTCGGCCCGCGATCTGCTGGACCTGCTGACGTTCCAGTCCCGGCGGATCCGGCTGATCCCGTGCGAGACACACGACGGGCTGCGGGTGCGGCAGGTGGTGGTCTGCGCGGGCGACCGGCTGACCTCCACCCCGCAGATCGATCCGCACACCGCGTGGAATCACGCGGCCAAGCCCAAAGCGGGCCAGCCGCCGCTGCGGCCGCGGCGCCACATCTCCGGGCGGGCGGCCTGGCGGGGCCTTGGCGCCCTGCTGGCGCTGACCATGCCGACCGATTCCGACGGGCCCTACACCTCGGTGCTCCTGCGTCAGATCGGCGAGCTGCGTGCGGAGGACCGGCTGCCGGCCGGCTACCCGCTGGGCGTGGAGATCTGCGGCCTGGAGTACGGCAATCAAAGCGCGGTGGTCGAGAACGCCATCGCCGACGGGATCCCGCTGCCGGTGACCGCGCTGGTCGGTGAGGATGCCCTGCTACGGCAGGCGATCTTGGAATGTGTCGAGCAAGCCGACCAGGTCGCCCGGGCCTTGGACCGTCTCCACGCCGACCTGCGGCGGGCCGCCGGCGGTGACCCACTGCCGCGGGACAAGGGGGAAGCCGCCTCGGCGCGGTTCCTGCACTCGGTGGACCGCAGCATGCGCCGCGTGCTGGCCGGCCTGCGCACCGCCGGTGACGACGGCGAGCTGGTCGAGCGCGGGCAGGAAGCCTGGGAACAGGCCCTGCGCCTGACCGCGGTTGATCAGGCGCGCGCGTTGCTGGCCGCCGCTCCGCCCCGGGCCGTGATCGGACGGAAGATCAAAGTGAACGGCAAAGAGGTCGTCTTCCGCAGCGGCAGCGCTGAGGGGCGCTTCCACAAGGCGCTCGGGGAGATTTTGTGGCGGGCCGCCGAGGCACGCTCGGCGAACGAGGAGGCCGTCGCATGACCACCAGCGTCCGCGCCCCGCGCCGCCCCCACTTCTGGGAGACCTACGCCCCCGGCACGCCGTATGCCGCACGGGACCTGCGCGCACTGCGCGACGGTCTGGGCCGCGAGCCCGGCAGCGTGCCGGCCATGAGGCCCCTGCACCGGACGCCGTTGCCGGACATTGCCCGGCCCGGCGAACCGGTGCCGGCCGCCTACGCGGCCGAGCACGCCACGCTGACCCTGTTCGGTTTTCACCAGCCACCGTCCAGGCCATCGGTGCACCAGGCCGGAGCAGGCCTCGGCACGGCCTGCCGCAGGCTGCACCGCACCGGGGCCATGTCGGGCAAGGCCCTGGACCGGCGCGTGACCGCCGCCGCGACCGCCCAGGACCTCGACGAACTCCTCTGGCACTTGCGCGGACTGGTCCCCCTGCTCCGCGATGCGGGCATCGGCCTGGACTACACCCGGCTCCTGCACGACCTGCGGTCCTGGCTGGGAACCGGGCACGGCAGGACCATCCGCGCCTGGGGCCTGCAGTACACCGACCGCGCCGGCACCCAGACCAGCAGTCCCAACGGCGGTCCCGCCACGGCCATCCCCGACGGCGAAGGCTCCCCGTACTGGGTCACCTTCGACCCGCAGCGCGCCGAAACCGGTGCGGAACTGGCGGCACTGCGCTCCGGCCTGGGCCGTGAGGCGGGCACGGTGCCCGCGATGTGGCCCTTCCACCGGGCCCGGGTCAGCCCGGCTGCCCAGGAAGCCGGCTTCTTGGGCCGGGGCCTTGCGGCTGAGCACGCGGTGCTCACCCTGTTCGGCCTGCACCAGCAGGCCCGGCGCGAGCCGATGCATGCCGCGGGCACCAGTCCCGGGGCCGCCTGCCGACGGTTGCTGCACCTGGTCGGCGCCGACAAGGCGGGGGAGGAGGCCATGACACGGCGCGTAGGCCAGCTGCTGACCTCCGCGGACGGCGAGGAGCTCTGCTGGCATCTGCGGGGACTGGTCCCGTTGCTGAGGGGGGCGGCCATCGGCCTGGACTACACCCGGCTCCGCGACGACCTGCTGCGCTGGGACGACGCACGGCACCCCGAACAGCAGGCACGCATCCGCAGCCGCTGGGACCGCGACTTCCGCATTGGCGCACCCACCGGCCAGGGCTGACACGGGGAGCCCGGCCCCTGCGGCCACCGGCAACACGCCCCCACGCAGCACCGGCACCCCGCCCCTGCATCCGTCCTGCGCGCACACGGGATCACCGCACGCGCCCTGCCCCCGGTGACGCGTCCCCCGCCACCTCACCGGCGCCTCGTACCAGCCCGCCGTGCCCCGCACCCGGCACCAGACACCGTGTTTTCCCCTCGGCGCTGCCCCAAGGCGCGGCGCACGACCACACCAAAGGAGTCCGCTCATGGACCAGCCCACCCTCTTCGTCGAGGTCCACATCCTCCAGAGCGTCCCCCCGTCCAACATCAACCGCGACGACTCGGGCACCCCCAAGCAGGCCGTCTACGGCGGAGCCCGCCGCGCCCGCGTCTCCTCCCAGGCGTGGAAGCGCGCCACCCGCATCCACTTCGCCCAAGGCGTGCCCACAGCCGACCGTGCCACCCGCACCAAGCGGATCGCCAGCCTCCTGGCCGAGCGGCTCACCCGGCCCACGGCCGAAGGCGGAGCCGGGCTGACCGCCGAGCAGGCCGACCGGCTGGCCGGCGCGCTGCTGGAGCCGCTGGGCATCACCAAGTCCGCCAAGAAGGAAGACCAGTCCGCCTACCTGCTCTTCTTCGGCAAGCGGCAGCTCGACTCGCTCGTCGCGCTCCTGGACGGCCGGGCCGCCGAGCTGGCCGCCCTGCCCGACAAGGACCTGAAGGACGAGGTGAGCAAGCTCCCCGTGGTGGCCACCTTGTCCACCGGTCACCCCGCCGAGGTCGCCCTCTTCGGCCGGATGGTCGCCGACCTGAAGGACCTCAACGTGGACGCCGCCGTGCAGGTCGCCCACGCCCTGTCCACCCACGCCGTGCGCACCGAGTTCGACTACTACACCGCCGTGGATGACGAGAACGTCGAGGACTCCGGCGCCGGCATGATCGGCACCGTGGAGTTCAACTCCTCCACCCTCTACCGCTACGCCGTCCTCGGCGTCCACCAGCTCAAGGACAACCTCAGCTCCGCGGACGCCACCTGTGACGCCACCGTCCGGTTCGTGGACTCCTTCACCCGCTCCATGCCGACCGGACACCAGAACACCTTCGCCCACCGCACCCTGCCCCACCTGGTCCTGATCACCGTGCGCACCGACCAGCCCGTCAACCTGGTCTCCGCCTTCGAGGAACCCGTCACCGGCCACAACGGCCTGGCCGCCGAATCCGCCACCCGCCTGGCCGGCGAACTGACCGCGGTGACCGCCGCATGGGGCACGACACCGCAGCGCACCCTGGCCACCTACGCCCTGGAAGGCGACAAGCTCACCGAGGCCTTCGGCCCCTCCGTGGCCTTCCCCGCCCTGCTGGAATCCCTTCAGGACCTGGTCGGACAGTGGCTCGCCGACGGCACCATCCCCACGACCGGCACCGAGCAGGCGGAGGTGTGATGACCGACTCCGCCGTCCTCGTCCTGCGACTGGCCGCCCCCTTGCAAGCCTGGGGCGCACCCTCCCGCTACAACCGGCGCGACACCCACCCCCAGCCCACCAAGTCCGGCGTCCTCGGCCTGCTCGCCGCCGCCGGCGGCCGCCCCCGCGACGCCTCGCTCACCGACCTCCTCGGACTGCAACTCGGTGTCCGCGTCGACCAGCCCGGAAGCCTCCTGCGCGACTACCACACCGTCAGCGACCACCGCGGACTGCCACTCCCAGCCGGCAAGGTCGACGCCAAGGGCGTCCAGAAGAAGACCAGCCCCGCCAAATACACCCACGTCACGCAGCGCTACTACCTCCAGGACGCGGTGTTCATCGCCGCCCTTCGCGGTCCCGCACCCCTGCTGGAAAGCCTCGATCACGCCGTAAAGCACCCGCACTTCCCGCTGTCGCTCGGACGCCGCTCCTGCCCGCCCACCGGGCCGGTCACCCTCGGACTTCGTCCCGACGCCGAACTCACCGACATCCTGGCCGCGGTGCCCTGGCAGGCCTCCGCCCACCACCGCCGCCGGACCCGCGACGTGCAGGTCACGCTTGAGGCCACCGTCGAGGACCCCGCCGGTGAGGACCTCGTCGCCGACGTGCCCGACACCTACGACCTGCGTGAGGGTACTACCTTCACCCAGCGGGCCGTGCGGCACCTGTGGGTCACCGTGCCCACCGGGCACGAGCAGCCCACCGGCGACGCACCCACCCCCTCCACTGGTCCGGGCCACACCGGCCACGACCCCTTCGCCCTCCTGGGCTGGTGACCCCATGCCGTACCTGTCGAAGATTCCTCTCAACCCGCGCCGCCGCGAAGCCACCGCCCTGCTCGGCAACCCGCACCGGATGCACGCTGCCATCCTGGCCGGGCTCGCCGTCCAGCCGGTCACCGAACGCGTCCTGTGGCGGCTGGAAACCCACGCCGCCCACCGTGCCGAGGTCCTGGTCCTGACCGAGAGCCGACCGTCCTGGTACCACCTCATCGAACAGGCTGGCTGGCCCGACGCCGACGGCGGTCAGGCCCTCATCGCCGACTACACCCCCGTTCTCGACCGGCTCGTGATCGGACGGGAATTCGCGTTCCGCCTTACCGCCAACCCGGTCCAGTCCGTACGCCGCCCGATCAAGCCCAGCGACGAGCAGACCGCCCGGCTGGAGAAACAGAACAGCATCCCTGGCACCGCCGCCGAACGCGGCGCACGAGGCTTCCGCGTCCCCCAGCGCACCGCGGCACAACAACTCCACTGGCTCCTGACCCGCGCCGACCGCCACGGCTTCACCATCCCCACCGTGCCCGCCCCCGACCCGGCCCCCGGCCTCACCCACGACGCGCCAGACCCACAGCCCGCTCCCGCGGTGTCGCTGCTCACCCGCGACGTCCTGCGATTCCGCAAACACAGCCAAGGCCCACGCGTCACCCTGGCCACCGCCACCTTCCAAGGCCGGCTCCGCGTCACCAACCCCACCGCACTACGCGCCGCCCTCCTCGGCGGCATCGGCCCAGCCAAGGGCTACGGACAAGGACTCCTCACCCTTGCCCCGCTCCCCGCCGAGGCACCCGGTGCCTGAACCCTGGTGGCGCACCGGGCCACAGGACGTGCACCGGCTCGAAGACCGCATCACCAGCCTCTACGCCGAACGCTGCCACATTGACCGGGACGACAACGCCATCGTTTTGGTCACCAAAGCACGAACCGTTCACGTCCCGTCCGCCTACCTCGCCGTGCTCCTCATCGGACCCGGCACCCGCATCACCCACGCCGCCATCACCCTGCTCGCCGACTCCGCCACCGCCGTGTGCTGGGTCGGCGAGCACGGCGTCCGCCTTTATGCCGCAGGGCTCAGCACCGCCCGCGGCTCCCAACTCCAACTCCGCCAGGCATGGCTGGTCACCCGGCCCAAAGAACGCGTCGCCGTCGCCCGGCGCATGTACGAACTCCGATTCCCCGGAGAGGACACCACCGCACTGACCCTCCAGCAACTCCGCGGTCGCGAGGGCACCCGCATCCGCCGGCTC includes:
- the casA gene encoding type I-E CRISPR-associated protein Cse1/CasA — protein: MGPEDDLVRGRWLPVVRTDGAVSDVGVLEALTASHSVRRLDVPVPTMLPALLRQLLLPVVLDVLGAPRTVGEWQERFERGRFTEDEAEQLVRYLGPSGYGGRFRLFDPVRPFAQAGGLTALTGETKPSTLLVPSIATGNNVPLFSAVTEADDLDLTPAQAALWLLHAQCWDTAAIKTGAVGDPQAAKGNKTTGNPTGPLGQLGVIVPTGRTLYETLLLNTPVLADGLDPADRPQWAWPERPHTAGEKDPAGPEWSARSARDLLDLLTFQSRRIRLIPCETHDGLRVRQVVVCAGDRLTSTPQIDPHTAWNHAAKPKAGQPPLRPRRHISGRAAWRGLGALLALTMPTDSDGPYTSVLLRQIGELRAEDRLPAGYPLGVEICGLEYGNQSAVVENAIADGIPLPVTALVGEDALLRQAILECVEQADQVARALDRLHADLRRAAGGDPLPRDKGEAASARFLHSVDRSMRRVLAGLRTAGDDGELVERGQEAWEQALRLTAVDQARALLAAAPPRAVIGRKIKVNGKEVVFRSGSAEGRFHKALGEILWRAAEARSANEEAVA
- the casB gene encoding type I-E CRISPR-associated protein Cse2/CasB gives rise to the protein MTTSVRAPRRPHFWETYAPGTPYAARDLRALRDGLGREPGSVPAMRPLHRTPLPDIARPGEPVPAAYAAEHATLTLFGFHQPPSRPSVHQAGAGLGTACRRLHRTGAMSGKALDRRVTAAATAQDLDELLWHLRGLVPLLRDAGIGLDYTRLLHDLRSWLGTGHGRTIRAWGLQYTDRAGTQTSSPNGGPATAIPDGEGSPYWVTFDPQRAETGAELAALRSGLGREAGTVPAMWPFHRARVSPAAQEAGFLGRGLAAEHAVLTLFGLHQQARREPMHAAGTSPGAACRRLLHLVGADKAGEEAMTRRVGQLLTSADGEELCWHLRGLVPLLRGAAIGLDYTRLRDDLLRWDDARHPEQQARIRSRWDRDFRIGAPTGQG
- the cas7e gene encoding type I-E CRISPR-associated protein Cas7/Cse4/CasC — translated: MDQPTLFVEVHILQSVPPSNINRDDSGTPKQAVYGGARRARVSSQAWKRATRIHFAQGVPTADRATRTKRIASLLAERLTRPTAEGGAGLTAEQADRLAGALLEPLGITKSAKKEDQSAYLLFFGKRQLDSLVALLDGRAAELAALPDKDLKDEVSKLPVVATLSTGHPAEVALFGRMVADLKDLNVDAAVQVAHALSTHAVRTEFDYYTAVDDENVEDSGAGMIGTVEFNSSTLYRYAVLGVHQLKDNLSSADATCDATVRFVDSFTRSMPTGHQNTFAHRTLPHLVLITVRTDQPVNLVSAFEEPVTGHNGLAAESATRLAGELTAVTAAWGTTPQRTLATYALEGDKLTEAFGPSVAFPALLESLQDLVGQWLADGTIPTTGTEQAEV
- the cas5e gene encoding type I-E CRISPR-associated protein Cas5/CasD, whose product is MTDSAVLVLRLAAPLQAWGAPSRYNRRDTHPQPTKSGVLGLLAAAGGRPRDASLTDLLGLQLGVRVDQPGSLLRDYHTVSDHRGLPLPAGKVDAKGVQKKTSPAKYTHVTQRYYLQDAVFIAALRGPAPLLESLDHAVKHPHFPLSLGRRSCPPTGPVTLGLRPDAELTDILAAVPWQASAHHRRRTRDVQVTLEATVEDPAGEDLVADVPDTYDLREGTTFTQRAVRHLWVTVPTGHEQPTGDAPTPSTGPGHTGHDPFALLGW
- the cas6e gene encoding type I-E CRISPR-associated protein Cas6/Cse3/CasE, producing MPYLSKIPLNPRRREATALLGNPHRMHAAILAGLAVQPVTERVLWRLETHAAHRAEVLVLTESRPSWYHLIEQAGWPDADGGQALIADYTPVLDRLVIGREFAFRLTANPVQSVRRPIKPSDEQTARLEKQNSIPGTAAERGARGFRVPQRTAAQQLHWLLTRADRHGFTIPTVPAPDPAPGLTHDAPDPQPAPAVSLLTRDVLRFRKHSQGPRVTLATATFQGRLRVTNPTALRAALLGGIGPAKGYGQGLLTLAPLPAEAPGA